A section of the Triplophysa dalaica isolate WHDGS20190420 chromosome 8, ASM1584641v1, whole genome shotgun sequence genome encodes:
- the LOC130427250 gene encoding uncharacterized protein LOC130427250 has product MGPKRALAEQVKEVTEGTTGGRDGAEMEMGNFSQDVSLQALKDLFQTHITMQQARDSRMEQEAARQEGRWKALHHQFSQLQQEVHVRTIPPVPNPGLGASTHDDPAFPPIRQTSQDFLQSSSSGQPAASPIPHQNVYSGLGHSAVQKEPSLQQLSEVDDIEHYLTTFERIAVACRWPTTDWAVRLVPLLTGKARSAYVHMDIVESLDYQKVKTAILNKYDINSESYRLQFRSSEVRKDESPKELYVRLKELYHKWVQPQNRTKDDLGEVIVLEQFLRMLAPDLQIWIRERDPKTASEAAVLTDVFLSARRKNQVWTYNQWRGFKEPKSQAKMSQVGTKTASEGKSVGERGGPVNQSPNQKFNSRKGVVCHQCGQEGHIKPRCPNNPSSNAYLCCVPRPVHPEKRDVPLHFAAVVLNGQEVRALVDTGSMQSLVRTDLVSGNLRNSGSKLPIRCIHGDEKCYSTADVHVEVQGQVYLLNVGLVNDLPYSMLLGQDLPVLFDLMPGRHECYMAETRSMARKREEDIQYVSALPFFDSDLDDKPGKSRKPKRQRRQEKFNFVANSIEEEPQPEQFKSHFVLLQDIGQLQQDDLEIGPFYKEAQGYNSRESQEGQESKLLLQDGVLYKRQGAEAKMVVPQKARDLVLQLGHSVPWAGHLGRQKTIARISRHFYWPNLRKDVGNFCRSCPECQYTTSRRPSKVPLEPLPVIGIPFEQLGMDVVGPL; this is encoded by the coding sequence ATGGGGCCAAAGAGAGCTCTGGCGGAGCAAGTTAAGGAAGTTACTGAGGGAACCACAGGAGGACGGGACGGTGCTGAGATGGAGATGGGTAACTTTTCGCAAGATGTTTCTCTCCAAGCGCTTAAAGATCTGTTTCAGACACACATTACTATGCAACAAGCACGAGACAGCCGAATGGAGCAAGAAGCAGCTCGTCAGGAAGGGCGATGGAAGGCCTTGCACCATCAGTTCAGCCAGCTTCAACAAGAAGTGCATGTCCGTACTATTCCTCCTGTACCTAATCCAGGACTTGGCGCTAGCACTCATGATGACCCAGCTTTTCCTCCTATCCGACAAACTTCTCAAGACTTTCTGCAGAGTTCTAGTAGCGGACAGCCAGCAGCATCACCAATTCCACATCAGAATGTCTACTCTGGGTTAGGACATTCGGCTGTACAAAAGGAGCCATCCCTGCAACAGCTGTCAGAGGTAGATGACATTGAGCACTACCTCACCACATTTGAAAGAATAGCTGTGGCATGTCGGTGGCCGACAACCGACTGGGCAGTTCGACTAGTGCCCCTATTGACAGGTAAAGCCAGGAGTGCCTATGTACATATGGACATTGTTGAATCTCTCGACTACCAGAAAGTAAAAACGGCAATACTTAACAAATATGACATTAACTCTGAAAGTTATCGTCTGCAGTTCAGGTCGTCCGAGGTGAGGAAGGATGAAAGCCCAAAAGAGCTATATGTGAGATTGAAAGAACTGTATCACAAGTGGGTTCAACCCCAGAATCGAACCAAGGACGACCTTGGTGAAGTGATCGTGCTGGAACAGTTTCTGCGCATGCTAGCCCCTGACCTGCAAATATGGATTAGAGAGCGTGATCCAAAAACTGCTTCTGAGGCTGCCGTTTTGACGGATGTCTTTCTGTCAGCTCGACGGAAGAATCAAGTATGGACTTACAACCAGTGGCGGGGATTCAAAGAACCAAAAAGTCAAGCAAAGATGTCCCAGGTTGGGACCAAGACTGCAAGTGAGGGTAAGTCTGTGGGTGAGCGGGGTGGTCCAGTTAATCAAAGCCCTAATCAGAAGTTTAATAGCAGGAAAGGTGTTGTGTGTCATCAGTGTGGACAGGAGGGTCACATTAAACCTAGGTGTCCCAACAATCCTTCTTCCAATGCTTATTTGTGTTGTGTGCCACGACCTGTCCACCCTGAGAAGAGAGATGTCCCCTTGCATTTTGCGGCTGTAGTTCTAAATGGTCAGGAAGTAAGGGCCCTTGTAGACACAGGTAGCATGCAGTCATTGGTTCGTACGGATTTAGTTTCAGGTAATCTCAGAAATTCTGGTTCAAAGTTGCCAATACGTTGTATTCATGGAGATGAGAAATGTTATTCTACAGCGGATGTTCATGTAGAAGTGCAAGGACAGGTTTATTTGCTGAATGTTGGTCTTGTAAATGATCTTCCATACTCGATGCTTTTAGGCCAAGACTtaccagtgttgtttgatttgATGCCTGGTAGGCATGAATGCTATATGGCTGAAACACGGTCTATGGCTAGGAAGAGAGAGGAAGATATCCAGTATGTCAGTGCATTACCTTTCTTTGATTCTGATTTAGATGATAAACCAGGAAAATCCCGTAAGCCAAAGAGGCAAAGGAGACAGGAAAAATTTAACTTTGTTGCCAATAGTATTGAAGAAGAACCACAACCTGAACAGTTTAAATCCCACTTTGTACTCCTGCAAGATATAGGCCAATTGCAACAGGATGATTTAGAGATAGGGCCATTTTACAAAGAAGCACAAGGGTACAATAGTAGGGAAAGTCAAGAAGGCCAGGAGAGTAAGTTGCTTTTACAAGATGGAGTGTTGTATAAGCGGCAGGGTGCAGAGGCCAAGATGGTTGTGCCTCAGAAGGCAAGAGATTTGGTGCTTCAGCTAGGCCATTCGGTCCCATGGGCAGGTCATTTGGGGAGACAAAAGACCATAGCTCGTATTAGTCGTCATTTCTATTGGCCCAATTTAAGAAAAGATGTGGGTAACTTTTGTAGGAGTTGCCCAGAGTGCCAATATACCACTAGTAGACGCCCCTCTAAAGTTCCTTTAGAACCATTACCTGTTATAGGCATACCATTTGAACAGCTAGGAATGGATGTGGTAGGGCCCCTTTAG